In the genome of Pyrobaculum islandicum DSM 4184, the window TTAGCCGCATTGATATATTTCAGACTGGTGTATCTAAAAATTTTGAGGGGGTTTCTTGGAGACGCCGAGGGAAGAAAATGGCTGACTTACGTAATAGTAACCACCGCCGCAACAGGCGCCGTGGGAATACCGCTTTATATGGCGGCAAAACGCTACCTACTCTTAGGCGCAAGCGCCGGCTGGCTTATGGTTGTACTTGGCGTCGCAGTCATATTTAACGCAGTACTTCTTCAGAGAGCCCGCTCGGTGGCGGGGCTTAAAACCTTTGACGACATGACTCTTGGCCACATGGCGTTGGTAGGCCTAGCCCAAGCCCTATCGGTGTTGCCTGGCATAAGCCGCTCTGGCATAACCACAACAACATTGTTACTACTCGGCTACCGGCCAGACGAAGCTTTTAAATCTTCTTTCGTCTTAGTGCCAATTGCAGGACTCGGCGCCACAGCCTTGGCCTACCTCTCAGAAGGGGGCGCAGTGGCCACTCCCGAAGTTATTACAGCTATGTTGATAGGGCTTGTAGTTAGTCTTGTAACTATAAAGGCTCTGCTAGAATTTGCAAAAAGTAAACATGTCACACTTGTGAATATAGTAGTAGGCACTTTGGCAATAGCCGGAGGAATTACGAGAATTCTACTTAGTTCTTAACGTAGATACATACCTCCTAACGCCGTATATCAACAACGCTTCAAGCGGTATCTGGGCCCACTTGACGAGTATCTGGCCGAGAATTATCTGAGCTTCTGGGCCAAAGGCCAGCGATATAAACACTGCCGTGTCTACCACTTGCGAAATAAGAGAAGAGCTATAAACCCTAGCCAGTATGTGGAGACGGGGCCACTTAGTCACAATGTAGACGTCTACCGTAGAGGATATGAGGTAGGCGGCGAGGGAGGCAAGCGCAATCCTGGCGGAGGGGGCGATTACCGAGTCCACCACGGCGGCTCTCTCGGCGAACCACGCCGGCGGGGGTAGCTGAGCGGCGGCCCAAGCGGCGAAGGCCACCGCCGCCTGGAAGAAGAAGCCGAGCCTCACGGCCCTCATGGCGAACTGCCTCCCGTAGAAAATCGCCATGGCGTCTAACACGGCGACGTTAGTCATAAATATGACAGTACCCGCAGGCGCAACGCCAATGCCATAGTCCACAAGTTTGTTAGCAATAAACTGCGCCGCTGTGAGCGTGCCGAAGAAAAGGCCTACAAGTACCGTGTCTATCTTCTCTTTCCATAGCCAAATTAAAAGTAGGTAGATTAAGTATAGAATAACTCCGTAAGCCCAAGCTTGAAATACTGCTAGCATAAACGGCGGGCTTTACCTCAGCTTAAAAATTTAAAGCAGGCATTTGTCGAACATGTGGATTTTCTCACCGCAGTTAGAAAAACTGTCGAACTCCGGCTGGCCACAGAGCCGCCGCCCCCCACGAGAACAACTCCATTGCTAGACTTTACAAAAGCCCTCGGAGACTTCGGCATTATTGCAGAGTATAAACGTGCGTCGCCCCGCGGCGTAGTTAGACTAGACCTCCCGCCCTGGGCTTACTTCGCAGAGCTATACAGCTACGCCTCGGCCTTCTCCGTCCTCACAGAGCCCTTTTGGTTCCTCGGAGACTATCGCTTCATACCCATAGCCAAAACCTTCAAGCCCGTCCTCATGAAAGACTTTGTAATAGACAAGAGACAGATAGAGATGGCGTATGGCTATGGCGCAGATGCCGTCTTAATAATATACCGGCTTGTAGATAGAGAAAAGGCCATGGAGCTCGCCGAATACGCCCAGAGACTGGGTCTCACCCCCCTGGTAGAGGTGGACAACGTACAAGACGCCAAAGAGGTCGCCACGTGGGGCGGAAGGGTGGTAATCGGGATAAACGCCAGGGACCTCCGCACTTTAGAAACAAACCTCATAAGGGCCTTTGAGATAGCCAAGTCGCTAAGAGGAGATGTAGATTACATAATTGAGAGCGGCATTTCCAAGCCGGAGGAAGTGGAGAAGGCTTGTCTCCTATACGCCAGGGGGGTGTTAATTGGCACAGCTCTTATGAAAAACCCCGCCTTGGCAAAAGAGTTAAAGACGGTAGCTGAAAACTGTGTTGCAAGACGCTAAATGGATAAGCTAAAGGCCGCGTTAACCTCACTTATTGCAGGCATTGCAGTAACTGCACTTAAGATAACGGCGTGGCTACAGAGTTTTTCTGTGGCGGTGCTTGCAGACGCAGTCCACTCCGCAGTTGATTTACTAGCGGTTGCTATTACATATCTAGCAGTTAAAACTAGCGTAAAACCTCCAGACGAAGAACACCCATACGGCCACTACAAAGCGGAGACATTAGGCGGAATAGGTGGATCTCTAGCAGTAATGGCGTCTGCAACTTTTATCGCATATGAGGCATTTACAAGACTAGTGCGGTGGGAGCCATATACGCCCAGCTTAGCTGGCGTTGTTACAATGGCTATAGCCATAGCGGTAGATTTCAATAGAGTAGTTGTCCTCCGCAAATTTAGAGGAGTTTCAAGAGCTCTCGAAGCAGACGCCCTCCACTTCTCCACAGACCTTGCCTCATCTTCTGCCATACTTGCACTACTTATCTTCGGCGTAATTTCTGAAAAGTATGCGCCAGAAGTTTTCACACGTTGGAGCCCGGCGATAGATATCGCCTTAGCCACCGCCATAACTATATACTTCATAAAGCTAAGTCTTGCACTACTTAAATCATCTATAATTGAGCTATTAGACTACGCCCCACCTGATGTTGTTATAAAAACACGTCAACTTGTACAAAGAGTCGCCGGAGTACAAGCTGTAAAGACTGTAAAAGTAAGAAAGGCCGGCGGAGTATACCACGCCGATGTAACAATAGCAGTAGATGAAAATCTCACAGTTAAGGAAGCTCACGAAATTGCAGACCAGGTAGAGAAGACTCTAAAAGAAGAGCTAGGTGGAGACATCGCCGTACACGTAGAGCCGCACAAGCCTAGCCAGAGGCCTGAGGAGACTCCTTCAGCTGCTTCTCGATCTCCTCAAGAGCCTTCTGGACCTCCTTCTCGATCTCCTCGATAGGCTTCGGCGGCGGGGTGGTGGCGAGGGCGTAGCCGACCCACGCCAGTATCCCCAAGACGGCGGCCACAGCCGCGAAGGCAGTCAGCTGGAGGATAAACAACTGCCAGGGCGAGAAGAAGACAAGCCAGCCGTACAACACAATGCCAACAACCCCAGCCACAACAAGCCCCAAGCCGATAGCCTTATCTCTATGCATGACTACAAAAAACCCCGGGTTTATATATGTTAAATCATCTAAAGCGGACAGCTCTGATGAAGCGTATAACACAGGACGTAATAGAGGTAGCCAGCAAGCCCTATGGGAGCTGTGAGGCCGAAGTAGCCGAACCAAATAGCCACCACCTCAAAAATAGACACCAAAACCGCCAAGATGAGAGCTGTCGCCGCCGCCTCCTCAAGGGTATAGACCCCAAGAGCCATGGCGAGACCGGGGTAGAAGGTGCTGTAGAGCGCTTTCTCCCCAACAATAACGCTGACCCCCTCATCGTCCTTCCCCTTAGCTATGAAGATAAGCCCCACGATAGACTCGGGAATCACTGTGGCTATGGGGACGAGGATTATGGAGAGGGCGAGCTTGTCAAGTCCGGCGGCCGCCCCCAGATCCTTGATCCCGCCTACGAGCCACTCGGCGCCAAACGCCATTGCCAAAAGAGCCGCCGCAGTCTGCACCGCCGGGTTCCTAAGCCAGAGGGAAACGCCGGCCTTCTCCACCTCCTCCTCTCTAAGCATAAACTTGGCATATAGGAAGTAGAGGACGAGGAGGAAGACTCCATACAGCTGGCCGAAGACGCCGTAGCGCTCCGGGTGGAGAAACAAGATGGGCAAGAGGGGAATGGTAAACACAAGCAGGGGAACGGCCACAATGCGGTGGACATGCGGAAGCTTGTACCTCCTCCTCCCTAGAGCCCACGCCGTTATGCTTGTCAAAATGACGACGGGGTAGATCACAGTAGCCGCCATAAACGGCTGAGCCACTATAGACCCCCAAGCGATCTCTATCTGCCCCCGCAGAAGCGCCACGGTAAAGACGGCCAGCTCTGGGCTTGAGGTTATGATGGGGGCGAAGATAGCGGCAACCCCCACCGCCGCGCGCCTATATCTCCAAGATATGTAGTGAACTAATTGCTCAATTAACACACCAGCGAGGATAGTCAGTAAAATACCAACTACCACTCCAAAAGGCCCAATTGAGGGGACTAGAGACACCTCTGCCATAGGGCCTGGAGAAGAGACGCTTTTTAAAATTAGTGGACCGGCCGGGATTCGAACCCGGGATCACCCGCGCGCGAGGCGGGCATCCTTCCGCTAGACTACCGGCCCTGTTTTGCAACACATGTAGCTTAAAAACTTTATCCATGATTCACTCTCTGTGCACAGAGCCGTGAAGAAAACGGAGGATGTAAACCGATGCCGTGCACAAGGCTTAAATATCCCACACGATCCTACTGCCATGGCGACGAAAACTCTCTACCTTGCGGCCGCCCTGCTGGCCATCGCGGCGGCCGCCCAGACGACGCCAAAAATTGTGGTGTCGTTCCCCGCCTATAACGTCGTGCTCAGCGAGGCTTTTCCAAATGCAGACGTGATCCTCATCACAAAGGGGGCGTCGGACCCACATGAGTACCAGCTGACGGCTGAAGATCTGCAGATGCTCGCAAGCCTTACTCCACGCGACGTCGTCGTCCTCTCCATGCACGCGCCCTTTGAGCAGAAGATCGCCGAAATGGCTAGAGACAGCCAGATAAAGGCCAAGGTCATAGACCTCACAAAAATCCAGCAGTATCTAACGTACGACAACGGTGCAGTGAACCCCCACGACCACGGCATATACCCGCCCAACGTCCTCAAGCTGGTAGCCGCCGTGGCAAACGCCACCGGGCTAAAGCCAGACCCCACCTTCCTACAGAAGCTACGGGAGCTCAACTCGACGTACTGCTGTAGATTCAGTGGAAAAGCCGTGGCGCTGACCCCAGCCGCGCAATATATACTCCACTGGCTTGGATACAGAGACATAGCCGTCCTCATCAAAGAGCCGGGTGTACCACCCACCCCCCAAGACCTCCAAAAGGCCCTCCAATACGCAAAAGAGGGCGCCCCAGTCCTAGCCGCCGTGGTGCGCGGAGAGGCTCTACGTATAGTAGACCAGTTTAGACAGAAAGCCCAGGAAGCCGGAGTAAACCCCCACATAATCACGGCAGACTTCTCCAAAAACTACATCCAGACCCTAGAAGCTACAGTTAGACAAATAGCGGCGGTTGCCCAAATGTCCTCAGCCGCCGAAACCACAGCCAAACAAGCAACACAACAGAACACGGCGGCTACCCAGACGACGCACCCAGCCGCTGGCCCAGAACTGACCATCCCAATCGCAGTAGCCGCCACAGCCATCGTGCTATTTGCCGCAGCTCTACTCCTCCTCAGGAGGAAAAAACAATAGGTTTTTTCACCGTCTGCCGCCTGTCCCTACGCCTAGGGACTTTCTCCTCGCCCACGCCGTCATGGGTATCCATGATACCTCTGGCGTGGGGTCATTGGGCATGGGGCCGGGCGGCACGCGGCCCTCCGCGAGCGCCCTCCTCTCGATGTTTATCACGGCTGCTATATACGCCTTCCACACCTGAAAGGCCTTCCCCGCCGCGTTTCTCACTAGGCCGCGCCGTAGGAAGTCAAGAGCCGGCCTAGCCTCGACAAGGGTCTCCAGAAGACGCGCCGTAGCGTAATCTTCATTTGTGGACTTCGGCAGAGACCTTTCTAAAACTCGGCAGACGCCACAGTATATTTCGCAATTCGAAGTATTTGGCAAGAGATGAGGCAGCGAGAGATGTCGTTATGCTAATAGGCGAGTGGAGGTTTTAAAGCTACGTGTTGGATGGACGTACGAGTTTGACGAAGCTCTACTAGAGCTTAGAAAGGCGTTGACCCTCGGCAAGTGAGGAGCTGGTCTCGTGGGTCTGGAGACTGGGTACTGGTCGGTCGGCGTTTACTGTGGGCGAAAAGTTTAATAAGGTGTTAGAACTTTGGAGTTATGTATAAGCTGTTGCTTCATGTAGATAGCGACGATCCTGCGCCGATGTCTATCGCGTTGTCTAATGCGGAGAACTTTCTTGCGGCTGTTGGGCAGGGCGAGGTGGCTCTGGTGGCTAACGGGCCTGGGGTGAGACACTTCGTCAAGGGGTCCCAGTTTGGGAGTAGAATCGCGTCACTTGCTAGGAGGGGGGTCAAGTTCTACGTCTGTAACAACGCGCTTAGGAACTTGGGGATCGACCCCACGTCTCTTGTGGCTGAGGCAGAGGTTGTGCCTGCGGGTATTGTAAAAATCGTGGAGTTAGTCCAGCAGGGCTATATATACGTCAAGCCTTAGTCGCAGAGCTGGCCGGCGGAGCCGTAGCCCCCTCCGCCTGGCGTTTCTATTATGACTTCGTCGCCTTCGTCGAGCTCCACGGTGTCTGACCTTATGGCGACTTCTCCGCCCCTCCTCCTCTTGACTACGACTCTTGCCGGTTTTCCGGGGCAGCCGCCCTCTAGCCCCCATGGCCGCGTGTCGAAGCGGCTAGCTATTATCGAGAGGGTGGCCGGCGCCAGCGTCTTGAAGGCCCGCACTATTCCGTCTCCACCTCTGTATCTGCCGGAGCCTCCGCTCCCCTCGCGTATCCTATAGGCGGTGAATTTGATGGGATATGTCCTCTCTGCGATTTCTATGGGGGTGTTTAGAGTGTTTGTCATGTTGACGTGGACGCCGGAGACGCCGGGGCTGTTGGGACGCCCGCCTGTCCCGCCGCCTATTGTCTCGTAGTAAGACCAGTATCTGCCTCTCCAGACGCCCCCGATCATTACGTTCATCATTGTGCCAGAGCCCGCCGCGGGGATCCTCCCTGGGAGGGCCTTGGAGAGGGCCATGAAGACGGCGTCCGCCACCCTCTGGCTGGTCTCTAGGTTGCCGGCGCCTACCGCGGCGGGTTTCACTGGATTAACTATAGTGCCCAAGGGGGCCTCCACCTTTATAACGCTATAGAAGCCGTGGTTTGTCGGCACGTCGGCAGCCAACGCCGCTCTAACTGCGAAAGACACCGCGGAGTAGGTCACCCCGAAGACGGCGTTTATGGGGGCGTCTACCTGTCTCGCCGTGCCTGTGAAATCTGTCCTCACTCCGCCATCTCCGACCTCAAGCGTGACTCTCATGGGTAATAGCTCCCCCCTCCAGTCTAGGTAGTCCACTGCGTCGAATCTGCCGCGGGGCCACTTGGAGATTTCGCCTAGGGTCAGCCTCCTCCCGTATTCGACGGCCTCTCTCCAAGCGTCTAGCACCTTCTCGCCGTAGCGTTCAAATAGCTCCCTCACTCTAGCCGCGCCGACGCGTGAAGCCGCCAACTGAGCCTCTAGGTCGCCTTTTGCGACTTCTGGCGTTTTGAAGTTCTCCAAGATGAAAGATAGGGCCTCTCTATTTAGCTGTCCTCTCTTCAGTATTTTTACGGGCGGTATGACGACCCCCTCTTCGTATATAGTCTTCGCACGTGGATTAAGCGACGCAGGGAGGGGCCCTCCTACATCTACATAGTGTGCTTTCGAGGCTATGTAGGCGACGAGTCTCTCCCGCCAGTAGACTGGATACAATACGAGCACGTCGTTGAGATGAGTCCCGGCGATGTACGGGTCGTTGGTTAAAACAGCGTCGCCCTCTTCCAGCCCCTCTCCCTCCAAGGCCTTTAGTAAGTTTATAATTCCGATATGGAAAGAGCCTAGGTGGACCGGTATGTGCTCGGCCTGCGCCACGATGCGGCCTTCTGCGTCTACCACCGCGACGCTGTGGTCCATACGCTCTCTGATGTTGGGCGAGAATGCGGAGTTCCTCAGCGCGATCCCAGCCTCTTCGGCGATGTACTCAGTGGCTTTGTATATGATCTCCCACCTCATAGTCTCAGCTCTAGGCCGTATCTCTTTACTTCCGCCTCCCACCTCGGCGGCACCACTGTGGTGGAATAGTCTTCGACGATTAACGCGGGGCCTCTCACCCGGTAACCCAGCGGTAGCTCCGCCCTGTTGTAAACTGCGGCTTTCGTCCAGCCGTCGAAATACGCCTCCTTTTCCCACGGCGCTGGACTCCCCCTCTCCGGCGGCTGTGGGAGCTTCGGCTTTTGTCTCTTCACGATGGCGAACACGCGTATTGTCACAACCTCTATCGGCTTGTCTAACACAAATCCGTAAGTCGCCTTGTGTTTCTCCTCGAAGGCCCGTCTGACGGCCTCGGGCGTGAGATCTTGGCCTAGTGGGATCGTGAGCTCCCAACCCTGCCCCACATATCTAACGTCGGCATATCTCACGTAATAGTCAGGGCTGTATCTGGCCAGCTCCTCCTCCAGCCGTCTAAACCCGCCCTCTAGGTCTCTGGGGTAGGCCATCCTAGCCTCGAATCTAAAGTCCGCCATGAGCATGCCAAGAGAGGTGAACACCCCAGGCAGAGGGGGCACCACCACGCGACTTATGCCGACCTCCTCGGCAAGCTCAGCTGCGTGTTGTGGCCCCGCCCCGCCAAAGGCCATGAGCACAAAGTCTTCCGGGTTTAGACCTCGCTCCACCGTGACTAGCCTTATGGCTCTCGCCATCTCTACATTTACCAGTTTTATTGCGTCTGCAGCTACGTCGACGGGGTCGCCCAGTTTGCCTAACGCCTCTACGGCGGCTTTTGTATTAAGCTTCAGCGCGCCCCCGGCCAACACCTCCGGAATTCTGCCAAGGGCTAGGTTTGCATCTGTGACCGTGGGCTGGGTGCCTCCCCTGCCATAAGAGACGGGCCCTGGGTCCGCCCCGGCGCTTATGGGCCCCACCCTGAGGGCGCCTCCCGCGTCTCTCCAAATGATCGTCCCCCCGCCTGCGGAAACTTCAGCGAGGTCTACAAAGGGGAACCTCACAGGGTAGCCCGAGCCTTTGACAAGCCTCCCTCTGTGGCTCTCCCCGCCCACCTCATACTCTGTAGTTATAGAGGGCTGGAAGTCCACCACCGTGCCGGCCTTCGCCGTCGTTCCTCCCATGTCGAAGGAAATGACTCTGGCCTCGCCCGCCAGC includes:
- a CDS encoding hydantoinase/oxoprolinase family protein, yielding MKIVAVDVGGTFTDFVAVDERGDIITLKILSTPREPEKAVIMGLSQMGFNEVLHASTIGTNALLGQVGLELPKVALFTTRGFRDVIEIGRQNRPRLYDLYFAKPRQLVPRELRFEVDERTLADGTIEKAVNPAEVETLAARAKAMGAVSAAVAFLHSYVNPSNEKAAKEVLQRWFSYVTASYEVAHEPREYERFSTAVVNAALMPLVSRYLSRLREFVEGRGGALYVMSSSGGLVTVEEAARRPVQLVESGPAAGVVAAAELAKLAGEARVISFDMGGTTAKAGTVVDFQPSITTEYEVGGESHRGRLVKGSGYPVRFPFVDLAEVSAGGGTIIWRDAGGALRVGPISAGADPGPVSYGRGGTQPTVTDANLALGRIPEVLAGGALKLNTKAAVEALGKLGDPVDVAADAIKLVNVEMARAIRLVTVERGLNPEDFVLMAFGGAGPQHAAELAEEVGISRVVVPPLPGVFTSLGMLMADFRFEARMAYPRDLEGGFRRLEEELARYSPDYYVRYADVRYVGQGWELTIPLGQDLTPEAVRRAFEEKHKATYGFVLDKPIEVVTIRVFAIVKRQKPKLPQPPERGSPAPWEKEAYFDGWTKAAVYNRAELPLGYRVRGPALIVEDYSTTVVPPRWEAEVKRYGLELRL
- a CDS encoding hydantoinase B/oxoprolinase family protein; this encodes MRWEIIYKATEYIAEEAGIALRNSAFSPNIRERMDHSVAVVDAEGRIVAQAEHIPVHLGSFHIGIINLLKALEGEGLEEGDAVLTNDPYIAGTHLNDVLVLYPVYWRERLVAYIASKAHYVDVGGPLPASLNPRAKTIYEEGVVIPPVKILKRGQLNREALSFILENFKTPEVAKGDLEAQLAASRVGAARVRELFERYGEKVLDAWREAVEYGRRLTLGEISKWPRGRFDAVDYLDWRGELLPMRVTLEVGDGGVRTDFTGTARQVDAPINAVFGVTYSAVSFAVRAALAADVPTNHGFYSVIKVEAPLGTIVNPVKPAAVGAGNLETSQRVADAVFMALSKALPGRIPAAGSGTMMNVMIGGVWRGRYWSYYETIGGGTGGRPNSPGVSGVHVNMTNTLNTPIEIAERTYPIKFTAYRIREGSGGSGRYRGGDGIVRAFKTLAPATLSIIASRFDTRPWGLEGGCPGKPARVVVKRRRGGEVAIRSDTVELDEGDEVIIETPGGGGYGSAGQLCD
- a CDS encoding metal ABC transporter solute-binding protein, Zn/Mn family; amino-acid sequence: MATKTLYLAAALLAIAAAAQTTPKIVVSFPAYNVVLSEAFPNADVILITKGASDPHEYQLTAEDLQMLASLTPRDVVVLSMHAPFEQKIAEMARDSQIKAKVIDLTKIQQYLTYDNGAVNPHDHGIYPPNVLKLVAAVANATGLKPDPTFLQKLRELNSTYCCRFSGKAVALTPAAQYILHWLGYRDIAVLIKEPGVPPTPQDLQKALQYAKEGAPVLAAVVRGEALRIVDQFRQKAQEAGVNPHIITADFSKNYIQTLEATVRQIAAVAQMSSAAETTAKQATQQNTAATQTTHPAAGPELTIPIAVAATAIVLFAAALLLLRRKKQ
- a CDS encoding queuosine precursor transporter; the encoded protein is MLAVFQAWAYGVILYLIYLLLIWLWKEKIDTVLVGLFFGTLTAAQFIANKLVDYGIGVAPAGTVIFMTNVAVLDAMAIFYGRQFAMRAVRLGFFFQAAVAFAAWAAAQLPPPAWFAERAAVVDSVIAPSARIALASLAAYLISSTVDVYIVTKWPRLHILARVYSSSLISQVVDTAVFISLAFGPEAQIILGQILVKWAQIPLEALLIYGVRRYVSTLRTK
- a CDS encoding transcriptional regulator produces the protein MHRDKAIGLGLVVAGVVGIVLYGWLVFFSPWQLFILQLTAFAAVAAVLGILAWVGYALATTPPPKPIEEIEKEVQKALEEIEKQLKESPQASG
- a CDS encoding undecaprenyl-diphosphate phosphatase; amino-acid sequence: MDFLTAIVLGVVQGVSEWLPISSKTQVMFVSQLLLSATPELAYSLGLFLEAASVLAALIYFRLVYLKILRGFLGDAEGRKWLTYVIVTTAATGAVGIPLYMAAKRYLLLGASAGWLMVVLGVAVIFNAVLLQRARSVAGLKTFDDMTLGHMALVGLAQALSVLPGISRSGITTTTLLLLGYRPDEAFKSSFVLVPIAGLGATALAYLSEGGAVATPEVITAMLIGLVVSLVTIKALLEFAKSKHVTLVNIVVGTLAIAGGITRILLSS
- a CDS encoding cation diffusion facilitator family transporter produces the protein MDKLKAALTSLIAGIAVTALKITAWLQSFSVAVLADAVHSAVDLLAVAITYLAVKTSVKPPDEEHPYGHYKAETLGGIGGSLAVMASATFIAYEAFTRLVRWEPYTPSLAGVVTMAIAIAVDFNRVVVLRKFRGVSRALEADALHFSTDLASSSAILALLIFGVISEKYAPEVFTRWSPAIDIALATAITIYFIKLSLALLKSSIIELLDYAPPDVVIKTRQLVQRVAGVQAVKTVKVRKAGGVYHADVTIAVDENLTVKEAHEIADQVEKTLKEELGGDIAVHVEPHKPSQRPEETPSAASRSPQEPSGPPSRSPR
- a CDS encoding DsrE family protein, producing the protein MYKLLLHVDSDDPAPMSIALSNAENFLAAVGQGEVALVANGPGVRHFVKGSQFGSRIASLARRGVKFYVCNNALRNLGIDPTSLVAEAEVVPAGIVKIVELVQQGYIYVKP
- a CDS encoding indole-3-glycerol-phosphate synthase, with protein sequence MDFLTAVRKTVELRLATEPPPPTRTTPLLDFTKALGDFGIIAEYKRASPRGVVRLDLPPWAYFAELYSYASAFSVLTEPFWFLGDYRFIPIAKTFKPVLMKDFVIDKRQIEMAYGYGADAVLIIYRLVDREKAMELAEYAQRLGLTPLVEVDNVQDAKEVATWGGRVVIGINARDLRTLETNLIRAFEIAKSLRGDVDYIIESGISKPEEVEKACLLYARGVLIGTALMKNPALAKELKTVAENCVARR
- a CDS encoding sodium:calcium antiporter; translation: MAEVSLVPSIGPFGVVVGILLTILAGVLIEQLVHYISWRYRRAAVGVAAIFAPIITSSPELAVFTVALLRGQIEIAWGSIVAQPFMAATVIYPVVILTSITAWALGRRRYKLPHVHRIVAVPLLVFTIPLLPILFLHPERYGVFGQLYGVFLLVLYFLYAKFMLREEEVEKAGVSLWLRNPAVQTAAALLAMAFGAEWLVGGIKDLGAAAGLDKLALSIILVPIATVIPESIVGLIFIAKGKDDEGVSVIVGEKALYSTFYPGLAMALGVYTLEEAAATALILAVLVSIFEVVAIWFGYFGLTAPIGLAGYLYYVLCYTLHQSCPL